In one Variovorax sp. V213 genomic region, the following are encoded:
- a CDS encoding thermostable hemolysin, with product MFMSLSSRTRMVEPPAGVPATPPAEFAVHGLHDPHRAAVEEFIRGIYERRYGAQVTHFAPWLVSLRRNGELVAAAGYRNAARDTLFLEHYLPAPVEVLLAGCAGTPVARETIGEVGHLAASRAGEGPQLIQRLAPHLAAEGFEWIVGTVTQELRKMLVRLGVVPLTLGAANASALGADAAHWGSYYDHHPVVLACQLRLALRHHLARRSKAPGARK from the coding sequence ATGTTCATGTCCCTGTCGTCGCGCACCCGCATGGTCGAGCCGCCAGCCGGCGTCCCCGCCACGCCCCCGGCCGAATTCGCGGTGCACGGGCTCCACGATCCGCACCGCGCCGCGGTCGAGGAATTCATCCGCGGGATCTACGAGCGCCGCTACGGCGCGCAGGTGACGCACTTTGCGCCGTGGCTGGTGAGCCTGCGCAGGAACGGCGAACTGGTCGCAGCGGCCGGCTACCGCAACGCCGCGCGCGACACGCTGTTTCTCGAGCACTACCTTCCAGCGCCCGTCGAGGTGCTGCTCGCTGGATGCGCGGGCACGCCGGTGGCCCGCGAGACCATCGGCGAGGTCGGCCATCTCGCTGCAAGCCGGGCGGGCGAGGGACCGCAGCTGATCCAGCGGCTGGCGCCGCATCTCGCGGCCGAAGGCTTCGAGTGGATCGTCGGCACGGTGACCCAGGAGTTGCGCAAGATGCTCGTGCGTCTCGGTGTCGTTCCGTTGACGCTCGGAGCGGCCAACGCATCCGCGCTGGGTGCCGACGCCGCGCACTGGGGCAGCTACTACGACCACCATCCCGTGGTGCTGGCCTGCCAGCTGAGGCTTGCATTGCGCCACCACCTGGCGCGCCGTTCCAAAGCGCCGGGAGCGCGAAAGTGA
- a CDS encoding AMP-binding protein — protein sequence MSPRAEASGVALDDGGRRVTFAELDDEANRLAERLRAEGARVVATLMDNSPAWVVADLAAARAKVVHVPLPVFFAPGQIDHALRAAGVDTVLTLPPLAARWPAGAASDLAVAGQPLSIVHLAAAAPPMPVGTAKITFTSGTTGAPKGVCLDADAMRRVAEGLVEAMAPLDIRRHLCALPFAVLLENIAGVMAPLLRGATCVTLPLQQLGLNGSSGFDADRFHACVLAQQPHSIILLPQMLRAWSGYLLQSGQRAPDSLKLVAVGGAAVGAKLLHDARALGIPAFEGYGLSEGASVQTLNLPGHDRPGTAGRALPHARLRIAPDGEVEVAGSLFLGYLGDATAPPQWWPTGDLGRIDADGYLHISGRKKHLLITAFGRNVSPEWVETALRGEHAIAQAVVFGDAQPALCAVLWPVRADAPDAQLQAAVDAANATLPDYARIQRWVRGRANFDAASGMATANGRPQRAAILPLHADALGIAAAP from the coding sequence GTGAGCCCGCGTGCAGAGGCGTCCGGCGTGGCACTGGACGATGGCGGACGCCGGGTCACGTTCGCCGAACTGGACGACGAAGCGAACCGGCTCGCCGAACGGCTGCGGGCAGAGGGCGCCCGCGTCGTTGCCACCCTGATGGACAACTCGCCCGCCTGGGTGGTGGCCGACCTGGCTGCGGCGCGGGCGAAGGTGGTGCATGTGCCGCTGCCGGTGTTCTTCGCACCCGGACAGATCGACCATGCGCTGCGCGCCGCCGGTGTGGACACTGTGCTGACCTTGCCGCCTCTCGCCGCGCGCTGGCCGGCAGGCGCAGCTTCGGACCTTGCGGTCGCAGGCCAGCCGCTGTCGATCGTGCATCTGGCGGCGGCGGCCCCGCCGATGCCCGTGGGCACGGCCAAGATCACCTTCACCTCCGGCACCACCGGCGCGCCCAAGGGCGTGTGCCTCGATGCCGATGCCATGCGCCGGGTGGCCGAAGGCCTCGTCGAGGCGATGGCGCCGCTCGACATCCGCCGCCACCTCTGCGCGCTGCCGTTCGCGGTGCTGCTGGAGAACATCGCGGGCGTGATGGCGCCGCTGCTGCGCGGCGCCACCTGCGTCACGCTGCCGCTGCAGCAGCTGGGCCTGAACGGCTCCTCGGGCTTCGACGCGGACCGGTTTCACGCCTGCGTGCTGGCGCAGCAGCCGCACAGCATCATCCTGCTGCCGCAGATGCTGCGCGCCTGGTCCGGCTACCTGCTGCAGAGCGGCCAGCGCGCGCCGGACTCGCTGAAGCTGGTGGCCGTGGGCGGCGCGGCGGTGGGCGCCAAGCTGCTGCACGACGCGCGCGCGCTCGGCATTCCGGCCTTCGAGGGTTATGGCCTGTCCGAAGGCGCTTCCGTGCAGACGCTCAACCTGCCCGGGCACGACCGTCCCGGCACGGCCGGCCGCGCGCTGCCGCATGCGCGGCTGCGCATCGCGCCGGACGGCGAAGTGGAGGTGGCCGGCAGCCTGTTCCTCGGCTACCTCGGCGACGCCACCGCGCCGCCGCAGTGGTGGCCCACCGGCGACCTGGGCCGGATCGACGCCGACGGCTACCTGCACATCAGCGGCCGCAAGAAGCATCTTCTGATCACCGCCTTCGGCCGCAACGTGTCGCCCGAATGGGTCGAGACGGCCCTGCGCGGCGAGCACGCCATCGCCCAGGCCGTGGTGTTCGGCGATGCCCAGCCGGCGCTCTGCGCCGTGCTCTGGCCGGTGCGCGCCGACGCCCCCGATGCGCAGCTGCAGGCCGCCGTCGACGCCGCCAATGCCACGCTGCCCGACTACGCCCGGATCCAGCGCTGGGTCCGCGGCCGGGCGAACTTCGATGCCGCATCCGGCATGGCCACGGCCAACGGCCGTCCGCAACGCGCGGCGATCCTGCCACTGCACGCCGATGCCCTCGGCATCGCCGCCGCACCCTGA
- a CDS encoding TenA family transcriptional regulator, whose protein sequence is MSFHDRLVEQTADTRANLLGTPIIQGCLRGEVSLPSYLAFLREAYHHVRHTVPLLQACKAALPARNAWLREPLDEYVEEERGHDEWILDDIRACGGDAQAVRDGQPGHATEVMVAYAYDTIARRNPLGFFGMVHVLEGTSVSLALMAADQIQKPLQLPDAAFTYLRSHGMLDREHTAHFELLMNQVEDPQDQADIIHAARAFYRLYGDVFRSLPLPQANTGAEVKA, encoded by the coding sequence ATGAGCTTCCATGACCGCCTGGTCGAACAGACCGCCGACACCCGGGCGAACCTGCTCGGCACGCCCATCATCCAGGGCTGCCTGCGCGGCGAGGTCTCGCTGCCGAGCTACCTGGCCTTCCTGCGCGAGGCCTACCACCACGTGCGCCACACCGTGCCCCTGCTGCAAGCGTGCAAGGCGGCATTGCCGGCACGCAACGCGTGGCTGCGCGAACCGCTCGACGAATACGTCGAGGAAGAGCGGGGCCATGACGAGTGGATCCTCGACGACATCCGCGCATGCGGCGGCGATGCGCAGGCCGTGCGCGACGGGCAGCCCGGCCATGCCACCGAGGTCATGGTGGCCTACGCCTACGACACCATTGCGCGGCGCAACCCGCTCGGGTTCTTCGGGATGGTGCACGTGCTCGAGGGCACGAGCGTGTCGCTGGCGCTGATGGCCGCCGACCAGATCCAGAAGCCGCTGCAGCTGCCCGATGCTGCGTTCACCTACCTGCGTTCGCACGGCATGCTGGACCGGGAGCACACCGCGCATTTCGAGCTGCTGATGAACCAGGTCGAGGACCCGCAGGACCAGGCGGACATCATCCATGCCGCGCGCGCCTTCTACCGCCTGTACGGCGACGTGTTCCGCAGCCTGCCGCTGCCGCAGGCGAACACCGGCGCGGAGGTGAAGGCATGA
- a CDS encoding SDR family oxidoreductase, producing the protein MKTSQARVLLTGASGGIGQAAATRLVNAGASVMLVGRSPARLAMQARTLVRDCGVPRPTVEWYAADLTRIASLAAIAEVASGWGCNVLVHNAGLSGFGRLESLAANDMAQVLHLNLLVPMLLTQALLPHLRSLPRAQIVCVGSVLGRLGLPGFSVYCASKFGLRGFAESLRRELGDTQVRVQYLGPRTTRTDFNNAEVESYNEATGTATDRPDIPAAALLQLIESEAAECFLGFPEKLAVRLNGLAPELLDGAFDKHRRALPPPVQPAQPFLEGPDTPGAPAEADSHSLLHSAH; encoded by the coding sequence ATGAAGACCTCGCAAGCCCGGGTGTTGCTGACCGGCGCGAGCGGCGGCATCGGACAGGCCGCGGCCACCCGGTTGGTGAACGCCGGGGCATCGGTGATGCTGGTGGGTCGATCTCCGGCGCGGCTGGCGATGCAGGCGCGCACGCTGGTTCGCGACTGCGGCGTGCCCCGGCCCACGGTGGAATGGTACGCAGCCGACCTGACGCGCATCGCCAGCCTTGCGGCCATTGCCGAGGTGGCTTCCGGGTGGGGCTGCAACGTGCTGGTCCACAACGCGGGCCTGTCGGGCTTCGGCCGGCTCGAATCGCTGGCCGCCAACGACATGGCGCAGGTGCTGCACCTCAACCTGCTGGTGCCGATGCTGTTGACCCAGGCCCTGCTGCCCCATCTGCGCAGCCTGCCGCGGGCGCAGATCGTCTGCGTGGGTTCGGTGCTGGGGCGCCTGGGCCTGCCGGGCTTCAGCGTGTATTGCGCCAGCAAGTTCGGGCTTCGCGGATTCGCGGAATCGCTGCGCCGCGAACTCGGCGATACGCAGGTGCGCGTGCAATACCTCGGCCCGCGCACCACGCGCACCGATTTCAACAACGCCGAGGTCGAAAGCTACAACGAGGCCACGGGCACGGCGACGGACCGGCCCGACATCCCAGCGGCGGCGCTGCTGCAGCTCATCGAGAGCGAGGCCGCCGAGTGCTTCCTGGGCTTTCCCGAGAAGCTGGCCGTCCGGCTCAACGGGCTCGCGCCGGAGTTGCTGGACGGCGCGTTCGACAAGCACCGGCGCGCGCTGCCGCCGCCCGTACAGCCGGCGCAGCCCTTTCTCGAGGGCCCGGACACCCCGGGCGCTCCCGCCGAAGCCGATTCCCATTCGCTGCTGCACAGCGCACATTGA
- a CDS encoding tetratricopeptide repeat protein has protein sequence MVPRASFAAGVEDAVVDLQHDWEVIRYQTPAPERGKRFEALAAKARKVSETYPGRAEPLVWEGIIVSSWAGEKGGLGALGLVKQAKALYEGAIAIDGDVLDGSAYNSLGVLYYKVPGWPVGFGDKAKAKELLQKALSLNPKGIDPNFFYGEYLVETGQADLAVAYLERALQAPPRPGRQVADSGRREEARLLLEKTRAR, from the coding sequence ATGGTTCCGCGCGCGTCCTTCGCGGCGGGCGTCGAAGACGCCGTCGTCGACCTGCAGCACGACTGGGAAGTGATCCGCTACCAGACGCCCGCGCCCGAACGCGGGAAGCGTTTCGAGGCCCTGGCGGCCAAGGCCCGCAAGGTGAGCGAAACCTACCCGGGTCGCGCGGAGCCGCTGGTCTGGGAAGGCATCATCGTCAGTTCATGGGCCGGTGAGAAGGGAGGCCTCGGCGCGCTGGGGCTGGTAAAGCAAGCCAAGGCGCTGTACGAAGGTGCGATCGCGATCGACGGCGATGTGCTCGACGGCTCGGCCTACAACAGCCTGGGCGTTCTCTACTACAAGGTCCCGGGATGGCCCGTGGGTTTCGGCGACAAGGCCAAGGCGAAGGAACTGCTGCAGAAAGCGCTGTCGCTCAACCCGAAGGGGATCGATCCGAACTTTTTCTACGGCGAGTACCTGGTCGAGACGGGGCAGGCCGACCTGGCCGTCGCGTACCTCGAGCGGGCATTGCAGGCGCCGCCGCGGCCGGGCCGGCAGGTGGCCGACAGCGGGCGGCGCGAGGAAGCGCGCTTGCTGCTGGAGAAGACCAGGGCCAGGTAG
- a CDS encoding ATP-binding protein has protein sequence MSLQRRLLLYLLVCAPLVWGVALYFSISRARHEVNELYDTELIRLARQVQSTLSPSYPGTTPVLPPPPREGTREAGESDVRDLAVAAWDAKGRLMLSDHEGVVLPRRPDASGFVDERVKGRMWRIYYLQSFDGAWLVAAGQDAYERDELVYGLTVTQVVPWLLVLPFLLAVMAWAVRRALAPMHQLTAELRRRKADDLQAVPVERAPAELKPLLGAMNGLFARIDQLLVRERRFTADAAHELRTPLAVLRAQWDVVRRAGSQTERAAAEAKLSAGLDRMERLMTQMLSLSRVESGVAPPLTTEVEWPRIVEQAMSDCLATAERRRIELACEWPPRGSHPLPLLGDEHLLTMLLRNLLDNAVRYAPEGSSVVLRIGREDLELENEGEPLSPEQLTRLGERFYRPDGQQEGGSGLGVSIVRRIAELHGLELLFGPGAGGRGVKVTLQFDAAHR, from the coding sequence ATGAGCCTGCAGCGTCGCCTTCTGCTCTATCTGCTGGTTTGCGCGCCGCTGGTCTGGGGCGTGGCCTTGTACTTCTCCATCAGCCGCGCGCGGCACGAGGTCAACGAGCTCTACGACACCGAGCTGATCCGGCTGGCGCGCCAGGTGCAGTCCACATTGAGCCCCAGCTATCCGGGGACCACCCCGGTGCTGCCGCCCCCGCCCCGGGAAGGCACCAGGGAGGCCGGGGAGTCGGACGTCCGGGATCTCGCCGTGGCAGCGTGGGACGCGAAAGGCCGCCTCATGCTGTCGGATCACGAAGGCGTGGTGCTGCCGCGGCGGCCCGACGCGAGCGGTTTTGTCGACGAAAGGGTCAAGGGCCGGATGTGGCGCATCTACTACCTGCAGTCCTTCGACGGCGCCTGGCTGGTGGCCGCCGGCCAGGATGCGTACGAGCGTGACGAATTGGTGTACGGCCTCACGGTGACGCAGGTTGTCCCCTGGCTGCTGGTGCTGCCCTTTCTGCTGGCCGTGATGGCATGGGCCGTGCGCCGTGCGTTGGCGCCCATGCACCAGCTCACCGCCGAGCTGCGCCGCCGAAAGGCCGACGATCTGCAGGCCGTGCCCGTCGAGCGCGCGCCGGCCGAGCTCAAGCCGCTGCTGGGCGCCATGAATGGTCTGTTCGCCCGCATCGACCAGTTGCTGGTGCGCGAGCGCCGCTTCACGGCCGACGCCGCGCACGAACTGCGCACGCCCCTGGCCGTGCTGCGCGCCCAGTGGGACGTGGTGCGCCGCGCAGGCAGCCAGACCGAACGCGCCGCGGCCGAAGCCAAGCTCAGCGCCGGCCTCGACCGCATGGAACGGCTGATGACGCAGATGCTCTCGCTTTCGCGCGTGGAGTCCGGCGTCGCGCCACCCTTGACCACAGAGGTGGAATGGCCACGGATCGTCGAACAGGCCATGAGCGATTGCCTGGCGACGGCCGAGCGCCGCCGCATCGAGCTGGCCTGCGAGTGGCCGCCAAGGGGATCGCACCCCTTGCCGCTCCTGGGCGACGAGCATCTGCTGACGATGCTGCTGCGCAATCTGCTCGATAACGCGGTTCGCTATGCGCCGGAAGGATCGAGCGTGGTGCTGCGCATCGGGCGCGAAGACCTGGAGCTCGAAAACGAAGGAGAGCCCCTGTCGCCCGAGCAGCTGACGCGGCTGGGCGAGCGCTTCTACCGGCCCGACGGCCAGCAGGAAGGCGGCAGCGGCCTGGGGGTTTCGATCGTGCGGCGCATTGCCGAGCTGCACGGACTCGAGTTGCTGTTCGGCCCCGGCGCAGGCGGCCGGGGTGTGAAGGTGACGCTCCAGTTCGATGCGGCGCACCGCTGA
- a CDS encoding response regulator, with amino-acid sequence MRLLIVEDDPLLGDALATGLRQLGHAVDWFGNGGQADAALSGASFDALVLDLGLPGGDGMTWLRRWRDRGLKLPLLILTARDGVEQRIAGLDAGADDYLVKPITIDELAARLRALVRRAAGRAQPVWQHGALEYDPASKLVHWKGERVDLTGRELAVLEALLAQPQRVLSKAHLQEKLYDWSGTEPEGNVLEVHIHHLRRKIDPGIVRTVRGVGYALGSGQPSP; translated from the coding sequence ATGCGCTTGCTGATTGTCGAAGATGATCCCCTGCTCGGCGATGCGCTGGCCACCGGCCTGCGCCAGCTCGGCCATGCCGTCGACTGGTTCGGCAACGGCGGCCAGGCCGATGCAGCGTTGTCCGGCGCCTCGTTCGATGCATTGGTGCTGGACCTGGGGCTTCCGGGCGGCGACGGCATGACCTGGCTGCGCCGCTGGCGGGATCGGGGGCTGAAACTGCCGCTGCTCATCCTGACGGCGCGCGACGGCGTCGAACAGCGCATCGCCGGCCTCGATGCCGGGGCCGACGACTACCTCGTCAAGCCCATCACCATCGACGAACTCGCCGCTCGCCTTCGGGCACTGGTGCGCCGTGCCGCCGGCCGCGCGCAACCGGTCTGGCAGCACGGAGCGCTCGAGTACGACCCCGCCAGCAAACTCGTGCACTGGAAGGGCGAACGCGTCGATCTGACCGGGCGCGAACTGGCGGTGCTCGAGGCGCTCCTGGCGCAGCCGCAGCGCGTGCTCTCGAAGGCCCACCTGCAGGAAAAGCTCTATGACTGGAGCGGCACGGAGCCCGAAGGCAATGTCCTCGAGGTCCACATCCACCACCTGCGGCGCAAGATCGACCCGGGCATCGTGCGGACCGTGCGCGGCGTGGGTTATGCGCTCGGGTCCGGCCAGCCATCGCCATGA
- a CDS encoding thymidine phosphorylase family protein, whose translation MPPHNRLLARRAGIDTYQQSVVYMRSDCAVCRAEGFQSQAQVEVIGNGRHLFAILHQVNSDWLRNDEIALSEAAWNLMGATEGEELMVRHPPILDSLAHLRNKVHGGSLAYAALRALMEDVSHGRLPDIHLASFVTVCAGRGLDLGETVALTRAMVDVGERIDWGASPVMDKHCIGGLPGNRTTPLVVAIVASCGVVMPKTSSRAITSAAGTADVMEMLAPVDLDLAAMRRVVEREGGCVVWGSAMRVSPADDMLIRVERPLGIDSEGLMVASILSKKAAMGSQRVLIDIPVGPLAKVRSDAASSQLSRSLVSVGAAMGMQVQTVFTDGSQPVGRGVGPALEAMDVMAVLERRADAPQDLRERALLLAGLVLEMAGKAAAGAGQAMAREALDGGRALARFIAICEAQGGLRVPPKAAHTHCVTAPANGVVSAIDTRLVARMAKLAGAPRDPAAGATLHVRVQDSVRLGQPLFTLHAESLGELQYAMSFVRSQLPIVGIEPAP comes from the coding sequence ATGCCGCCACACAACCGCCTGCTGGCCCGCCGTGCCGGCATCGACACCTACCAGCAGTCGGTGGTCTACATGCGCAGCGACTGTGCGGTTTGCCGGGCCGAAGGCTTCCAGTCGCAGGCGCAGGTCGAGGTGATCGGCAACGGGCGCCATCTGTTCGCGATCCTGCACCAGGTGAACAGCGACTGGCTGCGCAACGACGAAATCGCGCTGTCGGAGGCGGCCTGGAACCTGATGGGCGCGACCGAGGGCGAAGAGCTGATGGTGCGGCACCCGCCGATACTCGATTCGCTGGCGCATCTGCGCAACAAGGTGCACGGCGGCAGCCTGGCCTACGCCGCGCTGCGCGCACTGATGGAAGACGTGAGCCATGGGCGCCTTCCCGACATCCACCTGGCTTCCTTCGTGACGGTCTGCGCCGGCCGCGGCCTCGACCTGGGCGAGACCGTGGCGCTGACCCGCGCCATGGTCGACGTGGGAGAGCGCATCGACTGGGGCGCCTCGCCCGTGATGGACAAGCACTGCATCGGCGGACTGCCGGGCAACCGGACCACGCCTTTGGTCGTTGCCATCGTCGCGTCGTGCGGCGTGGTGATGCCCAAGACTTCGTCGCGCGCCATCACGTCGGCGGCGGGTACTGCCGACGTCATGGAGATGCTTGCGCCCGTCGACCTGGACCTGGCGGCCATGCGCCGTGTGGTCGAACGTGAAGGAGGATGCGTCGTATGGGGCAGCGCCATGCGCGTCAGCCCGGCCGACGACATGCTGATCCGGGTGGAGCGGCCGCTCGGCATCGACAGCGAGGGCCTCATGGTGGCGTCCATCCTGTCCAAGAAGGCGGCCATGGGCTCGCAGCGCGTGCTGATCGACATTCCCGTCGGTCCCCTGGCCAAGGTGCGCAGCGACGCCGCTTCCAGCCAGTTGTCGCGCAGCCTGGTATCGGTCGGCGCCGCGATGGGCATGCAGGTACAGACGGTGTTCACCGACGGCAGCCAGCCGGTCGGCCGCGGCGTGGGCCCCGCGCTCGAAGCGATGGACGTGATGGCGGTGCTCGAACGCCGGGCCGACGCGCCGCAGGATTTGCGCGAACGCGCGCTCCTGCTGGCCGGGCTCGTCCTGGAGATGGCGGGCAAGGCCGCGGCGGGTGCGGGACAGGCGATGGCGCGCGAGGCGCTGGATGGCGGCCGCGCCCTCGCCAGGTTCATTGCGATCTGCGAAGCGCAGGGCGGCCTGCGCGTGCCGCCCAAGGCCGCCCATACGCACTGCGTGACCGCTCCCGCCAACGGCGTGGTGTCGGCGATCGACACCCGCCTGGTTGCGCGCATGGCCAAGCTGGCCGGCGCGCCGCGCGACCCGGCCGCCGGTGCGACGCTGCACGTGCGCGTGCAGGACAGCGTCAGGCTCGGCCAGCCGCTCTTCACGCTGCATGCCGAAAGCCTCGGCGAGCTTCAGTACGCCATGAGCTTCGTGCGCTCTCAACTGCCGATCGTTGGCATCGAGCCCGCGCCATGA
- a CDS encoding ABC transporter ATP-binding protein encodes MPPDPLLPVFRARGLGKTYRAGDIDVVALRDVDLDIMAGEFVVLLGPSGSGKSTLLNILGGLEVASTGSLHYFDLDLIAVGDKALTRYRREHVGFVFQFYNLIPSLTAHENVALVTDIATDPMPIDDALDRVGLSARRDHFPSQLSGGEQQRVAIARAIVKRPRVLLCDEPTGALDYATGKLVLDVIARVNRELGTTTLVITHNASIAGMADRVISLGDGRVQKIERNARRLAPAELSW; translated from the coding sequence ATGCCTCCCGATCCACTGCTTCCCGTCTTCCGGGCCCGTGGCCTCGGAAAGACCTATCGTGCCGGCGACATCGATGTCGTGGCGCTGCGTGATGTCGATCTCGACATCATGGCGGGCGAGTTCGTGGTTCTCCTCGGACCTTCCGGCAGCGGCAAATCGACCCTGCTCAACATCCTGGGCGGCCTCGAGGTGGCCAGTACCGGCAGCCTGCACTACTTCGATCTGGATCTGATCGCCGTCGGCGACAAGGCGCTCACGCGCTACCGGCGCGAGCACGTGGGGTTCGTGTTCCAGTTCTACAACCTCATACCCAGCCTCACGGCCCACGAGAACGTGGCGCTGGTCACCGACATCGCGACCGATCCGATGCCGATCGACGACGCGCTGGACCGCGTCGGCCTATCGGCGCGGCGCGACCATTTTCCTTCCCAGCTCTCGGGCGGCGAGCAGCAGCGCGTGGCCATAGCCCGTGCCATCGTCAAGCGGCCCAGGGTGCTGCTGTGCGACGAACCCACGGGGGCGCTCGACTACGCGACCGGCAAGCTGGTGCTCGACGTGATCGCACGCGTCAACCGCGAGCTCGGCACCACCACGCTGGTGATCACGCACAACGCCTCGATCGCGGGCATGGCCGATCGCGTGATCTCGCTCGGCGACGGGCGGGTTCAGAAGATCGAACGCAATGCGCGCCGTCTCGCGCCGGCGGAACTCTCGTGGTAG